A genomic region of Oryza glaberrima chromosome 1, OglaRS2, whole genome shotgun sequence contains the following coding sequences:
- the LOC127756810 gene encoding uncharacterized protein LOC127756810, with amino-acid sequence MDHRTYKGGVKAYWKHRGYYRLDAAAAQRRAPLPTAELGGGARRGGAPAQEPRRARRHRGWRVRRGLGRRVLRALSPRRWLVRLRDAYVSAMLRLASSPAVGFGAGAPYCTAGQESFARPRQLKEYDEKVLVEIYRSILARGGVPVAVPAGGPAATATAAATTIRLSTAA; translated from the coding sequence atgGACCACCGTACCTACAAGGGCGGCGTCAAGGCGTACTGGAAGCACCGCGGCTACTaccgcctcgacgccgccgcggcgcagcgccgcgcgccgctccccaCCGCGGAGCtcggaggaggagcgcggcgtggcggcgcgccaGCGCAGgagcctcgccgcgcgcggcgccaccgCGGGTGGCGCGTGCGGCGCGGGCTCGGGAGGCGGGTGCTGCGGGCGCtgtcgccgcggcggtggctcgTGCGCCTCCGGGACGCCTACGTCTCGGCCATGCTGCGGCTGGCGTCGTCCCCGGCCGTCGGgttcggcgccggcgcgccctACTGCACCGCGGGCCAGGAGTCCTtcgcgcggccgcggcagctCAAGGAGTACGACGAGAAGGTGCTCGTCGAGATCTACCGCTCCATcctcgcgcgcggcggcgtgcccgtcgccgtccccgccggcggcccggccgccaccgccaccgccgccgccacaactATCCGGCTGTCCACGGCCGCCTGA